One Sander vitreus isolate 19-12246 chromosome 23, sanVit1, whole genome shotgun sequence DNA window includes the following coding sequences:
- the LOC144512210 gene encoding endoplasmic reticulum-Golgi intermediate compartment protein 2-like: MRRLSRRKALSLVRELDAFPKVPDSYVETSASGGTVSLIAFGAMALLAILEFFVYRDTWMKYEYEVDKDFTSKLRINIDITVAMKCQHVGADILDLAETMITSSGLQYEPVIFELTPQQRLWQRTLHLIQNRLREEHALQEVLYKTLLKGGPTALPPREDAPMEPLKACRIHGHVYVNKVAGNLHITVGKPIHHPQGHAHIAAFVSHETYNFSHRIDHLSFGEEIPGIINPLDGTEKITYNNNQMFQYFITVVPTRLNTYKISADTHQFSVTERERVINHAAGSHGVSGIFVKYDTSSLMVTVSEQHMPLWQFLVRLCGIIGGIFSTTGMLHGLVGFCFDAICCRLKLGVYRPREDVQLHNQMNNINNHQTPLLADNGPQD; this comes from the exons ATGAGGCGTCTGTCACGGAGGAAAGCCCTGAGTTTGGTGAGGGAGCTGGACGCTTTCCCCAAAGTGCCAGACAGCTACGTGGAGACCTCAGCCTCAGGAGGAACAG TGTCCCTGATAGCTTTTGGTGCCATGGCTCTTCTGGCTATTTTAGAGTTCTTTGTTTATAGAGACACTTGGATGAAGTATGAATATGAAGTTGACAAGGATTTTACCAG TAAATTGAGAATAAACATTGACATTACTGTCGCCATGAAATGCCAGC ATGTTGGAGCAGATATTCTGGACCTGGCGGAGACCATGATCACATCCAGTGGCCTCCAGTACGAACCG GTTATTTTTGAACTAACTCCACAACAGAGACTGTGGCAAAG GACATTGCATCTCATACAGAACAGGCTGAGAGAGGAACACGCTCTTCAGGAAGTCCTCTACAAAACTCTCCTGAAAGGAGGTCCCACTGCACTGCCGCCACG ggaggaTGCCCCTATGGAGCCGCTCAAGGCTTGCAGGATACACGGGCATGTCTACGTCAATAAGGTAGCAGGAAACCTACACATCACTGTGGGAAA GCCCATTCACCATCCTCAGGGTCATGCCCATATCGCAGCTTTTGTGAGCCACGAGA CGTACAACTTCTCCCATCGAATAGACCATTTATCTTTTGGGGAGGAGATACCGGGCATCATCAATCCTCTGGACGGCACAGAGAAAATCACCTATAACA ATAACCAGATGTTCCAGTACTTCATCACAGTGGTTCCAACCAGACTGAACACATACAAGAtatctgcagacacacaccagTTTTCTGTGACTGAGCGG GAGAGGGTGATAAACCATGCAGCGGGCAGTCACGGCGTTTCCGGCATCTTTGTCAAGTACGACACCAGCTCTCTGATGGTGACGGTCAGCGAGCAGCATATGCCACTGTGGCAGTTCCTGGTGCGACTGTGCGGCATCATTGGGGGTATATTCTCCACAACAG GCATGCTCCATGGGCTTGTTGGCTTCTGTTTTGATGCTATCTGCTGTCGCCTCAAACTTGGAGTCTACAGGCCCAGAGAG GACGTGCAGCTACACAACCAGATGAACAATATAAACAATCACCAGACTCCTTTGTTGGCTGACAATGGCCCTCAGGACTAG